A single region of the Mycobacterium avium subsp. avium genome encodes:
- a CDS encoding lysophospholipid acyltransferase family protein: MGWGQVGIVAGETRANVIPLHTNRGRVAARRRADQRAESARQHPSLLSDPSGRASAEQIAAVVREIDDHRRAAGASSPEAPLNELAQRVAAVAGFLRQRLTGDYSVDEFGFDPHFNSAIVRPLLRVFFRSWFRVEVSGIENLPAEGAALVVANHAGVLPFDGLMLSVAVHDEHPAHRDLRLLAADMVFDLPVVGEAARKAGHTMACTTDAHRLLAAGELTAVFPEGYKGLGKRFEDRYRLQRFGRGGFVTAALRTKAPIIPCSIIGSEEIYPMLTDVKLLARLFGLPYFPVTPLFPLAGPMGLVPLPSKWHIAFGEPIYTGDYAASDADDPMVTFELTDQVRETIQQTLYRLLAGRRNIFFG; this comes from the coding sequence GTGGGGTGGGGTCAGGTAGGTATCGTGGCGGGTGAAACCAGAGCGAATGTCATTCCACTGCACACGAATCGGGGTCGGGTAGCGGCGCGTCGGAGAGCCGATCAACGGGCCGAGTCAGCTCGCCAGCATCCTTCGCTGCTGTCCGATCCCAGCGGCCGCGCATCCGCCGAGCAGATCGCCGCGGTGGTCCGCGAGATCGATGATCACCGCCGCGCGGCCGGCGCGTCGTCGCCGGAGGCGCCGCTCAACGAGCTGGCGCAGCGGGTCGCCGCGGTCGCCGGGTTCCTGCGTCAGCGCCTCACCGGTGACTACAGCGTCGACGAGTTCGGCTTTGACCCGCATTTCAACAGCGCGATCGTGCGGCCCCTGCTGCGGGTCTTCTTCCGGTCCTGGTTCCGGGTCGAGGTGAGCGGCATCGAGAACCTGCCCGCCGAGGGCGCCGCGCTGGTGGTGGCCAATCACGCCGGGGTGTTGCCGTTCGACGGGCTGATGCTGTCGGTGGCCGTGCACGACGAGCACCCCGCGCACCGGGACCTGCGGCTGCTGGCCGCCGACATGGTGTTCGACCTGCCGGTGGTGGGCGAGGCGGCCCGTAAGGCCGGGCACACCATGGCCTGCACCACCGACGCGCACCGGCTGCTGGCCGCCGGCGAGCTGACCGCCGTGTTCCCGGAGGGCTACAAGGGGCTGGGCAAGCGGTTCGAGGACCGCTACCGGCTGCAGCGGTTCGGCCGCGGCGGGTTCGTCACCGCCGCGTTGCGGACCAAGGCGCCGATCATCCCGTGCTCGATCATCGGGTCCGAGGAGATCTACCCGATGCTGACCGACGTCAAGCTGCTGGCCCGGCTGTTCGGGCTGCCCTACTTCCCGGTCACGCCGCTCTTCCCGTTGGCCGGGCCGATGGGGTTGGTGCCGCTGCCGTCGAAGTGGCACATCGCGTTCGGTGAGCCGATCTACACCGGCGACTACGCGGCCTCCGACGCCGACGACCCGATGGTCACCTTCGAGCTGACCGACCAGGTGCGCGAGACCATCCAGCAGACGCTGTACCGGCTGCTGGCCGGCCGCCGCAACATCTTCTTCGGCTGA
- a CDS encoding FAS1-like dehydratase domain-containing protein, producing the protein MTVPKEAEGLIGSHYRAPDYFEVGREKIREFALAVKDDHPAHFDESESAAAGYPDMVAPLTFLAIAGRRVQLEIFTKFSIPINIARVIHRDQKFKFHRPILAHDRLYFDTYLDSVIESHGTVLAEIRSEVTDADGKPIVTSVVTMLGEAAHQEADAAATAAAVASISAGKLGAI; encoded by the coding sequence ATGACAGTCCCCAAAGAAGCCGAAGGACTTATCGGCAGCCATTACCGGGCACCCGACTACTTCGAGGTCGGTCGCGAGAAGATCCGCGAGTTCGCGCTCGCGGTCAAAGACGACCACCCCGCGCACTTCGACGAGAGTGAATCCGCCGCAGCTGGGTACCCCGACATGGTGGCGCCCCTCACGTTCCTCGCGATCGCAGGTCGCCGCGTGCAGCTGGAGATCTTCACCAAGTTCAGCATCCCCATCAACATCGCCAGGGTCATCCACCGCGACCAGAAGTTCAAGTTCCATCGCCCGATCCTGGCCCACGACAGGCTGTATTTCGACACCTATCTAGACTCGGTGATCGAGTCCCACGGCACCGTGCTCGCGGAGATCCGCAGCGAAGTGACCGATGCCGATGGAAAGCCGATTGTCACCAGCGTCGTCACGATGCTGGGGGAGGCCGCACACCAAGAGGCCGACGCGGCAGCGACCGCCGCGGCAGTTGCATCCATATCAGCAGGAAAGTTAGGGGCGATATAG
- a CDS encoding SDR family oxidoreductase, which produces MDPSNGHNSGPDDTAGNTVHYPKIVLVTGACRFLGGYLTARLAQNPMIKGVIAVDAIAPSKDMLRRMGRAEFVRADIRNPFIAKVIRNGDVDTVVHAAAASYAPRSGGTAALKEINVMGAMQLFAACQKAPSVRRVVLKSTSEVYGSSAHDPVMFTEDSTSRRPFRAGFAKDSLDIEAYARGLGRRRPDIAVTILRLANMIGPAMDTTLSRYLAGPLVPTILGRDARLQLLHEQDALGALERAAMAGKAGTFNIGADGIIMLSQAIRRAGRIPLPVPGFGVWALDSLRRANRYNEISRDQFDYLSYGRVMDTSRMRSELGYQPKWTTAEAFDDYVRGRGLTPIIDPDRVRSLESRAIALAQRWGSRNPIPWGGVR; this is translated from the coding sequence GTGGATCCGTCGAATGGGCACAATTCCGGACCGGACGACACCGCCGGCAACACGGTGCATTACCCCAAGATCGTGTTGGTCACCGGCGCCTGCCGGTTTCTCGGCGGCTACCTGACCGCTCGCCTGGCGCAGAACCCGATGATCAAAGGGGTCATCGCGGTGGACGCGATCGCCCCGAGCAAGGACATGCTGCGCCGGATGGGTCGCGCCGAATTCGTCCGCGCCGACATCCGTAATCCCTTCATAGCCAAGGTGATTCGCAACGGCGACGTCGACACCGTGGTGCACGCGGCGGCCGCGTCGTACGCGCCCCGGTCCGGCGGCACCGCGGCGCTCAAAGAGATCAACGTGATGGGCGCGATGCAGCTGTTCGCCGCCTGCCAGAAGGCGCCGTCGGTGCGCCGGGTGGTGCTCAAGTCGACGTCGGAGGTGTACGGCTCCAGTGCGCACGACCCGGTGATGTTCACCGAGGACAGCACCAGCCGCCGGCCGTTCCGGGCCGGCTTCGCCAAGGACAGCCTCGACATCGAAGCCTATGCGCGCGGTCTGGGGCGGCGCCGGCCCGACATCGCGGTCACGATCCTGCGGCTGGCCAACATGATCGGCCCGGCGATGGACACCACCCTGTCGCGCTATCTGGCCGGCCCGTTGGTGCCGACCATTCTCGGCCGGGACGCGCGGTTGCAGCTGCTGCATGAGCAGGACGCGCTGGGCGCGCTGGAGCGCGCGGCGATGGCCGGCAAGGCCGGCACCTTCAACATCGGCGCCGACGGCATCATCATGCTCTCGCAGGCGATCCGGCGGGCCGGCCGGATTCCTTTGCCGGTACCGGGTTTCGGCGTCTGGGCGCTGGACTCGTTGCGGCGCGCCAACCGCTACAACGAGATCAGTCGCGATCAGTTCGATTATTTGAGCTACGGCCGCGTGATGGACACCAGCCGGATGCGTTCAGAGCTTGGCTACCAGCCGAAATGGACGACCGCGGAGGCCTTCGACGACTACGTTCGCGGCCGCGGCCTGACTCCCATAATCGATCCAGATCGGGTACGCTCCCTGGAGAGTCGCGCCATAGCCCTGGCCCAGCGCTGGGGTAGCCGAAATCCAATTCCGTGGGGTGGGGTCAGGTAG
- a CDS encoding cell division/environmental response transcriptional regulator: MTSTNGPSARDSAGKARDAGSGDGQQGRTQFLTVAEVAALMRVSKMTVYRLVHNGELPAVRVGRSFRVHAKAVHDMLETSYFDAG, from the coding sequence ATGACGTCTACGAACGGGCCATCAGCGCGAGATTCTGCAGGTAAGGCACGGGACGCCGGTTCCGGCGACGGCCAGCAGGGCAGGACGCAATTTCTCACCGTCGCCGAGGTGGCCGCGTTGATGCGGGTCTCCAAGATGACGGTCTACCGGTTGGTGCACAACGGCGAACTGCCCGCGGTGCGGGTGGGGCGGTCGTTCCGGGTGCACGCCAAGGCCGTCCACGACATGCTGGAGACGTCCTACTTCGACGCCGGCTGA
- a CDS encoding HAD family hydrolase produces MTSSDPVNADPTGHVDLESLAADASAARAIEGMQEAAATQEDRPQPPIDLTAAAFFDVDNTLVQGSSAVHFGRGLATRNYFTYRDVLGFIYAQAKFQVLGKENSNDVAAGRRKALAFIEGRSVEQLVALGEEIYDEIIADKIWPGTRELTQMHLDAGQQVWLITATPYELAATIARRLGLTGALGTVAESVDGVFTGRLVGDILHGTGKAHAVRSLAIREGLNLKRCTAYSDSYNDVPMLSLVGTAVAINPDARLRALARERGWEIRDFRTARKAARIGVPSALALGAAGGALAALASRRQSR; encoded by the coding sequence ATGACTTCCTCTGACCCGGTCAACGCAGACCCCACCGGTCACGTTGACTTGGAGTCGCTGGCCGCTGACGCCAGCGCCGCCCGCGCGATCGAGGGCATGCAGGAAGCCGCTGCCACCCAGGAGGACCGCCCGCAACCCCCGATCGACCTGACCGCCGCCGCCTTCTTCGACGTCGACAACACGCTGGTGCAGGGCTCCTCGGCGGTGCACTTCGGCCGCGGGCTGGCCACCCGCAACTACTTCACCTATCGCGACGTCCTCGGATTCATCTACGCGCAAGCCAAATTCCAGGTGCTCGGCAAGGAGAACAGCAACGACGTCGCCGCCGGCCGGCGCAAGGCGCTCGCCTTCATCGAGGGCCGGTCGGTCGAGCAGCTGGTGGCCCTCGGCGAGGAGATCTACGACGAGATCATCGCCGACAAGATCTGGCCGGGCACCCGCGAGCTCACCCAGATGCACCTCGACGCCGGACAGCAGGTGTGGCTGATCACCGCCACGCCCTACGAACTCGCGGCCACCATCGCGCGACGGCTCGGCCTGACCGGCGCGCTGGGCACGGTGGCCGAATCGGTCGACGGCGTGTTCACGGGGCGGCTGGTCGGCGACATCCTGCACGGCACCGGCAAGGCACACGCGGTGCGCTCGCTGGCGATTCGCGAGGGGCTCAACCTGAAACGCTGCACCGCCTACTCCGACAGCTACAACGATGTGCCGATGCTGTCGCTGGTGGGCACCGCGGTGGCCATCAACCCCGACGCCCGGCTGCGCGCCCTGGCCCGCGAACGCGGATGGGAGATTCGCGATTTCCGCACCGCTCGCAAGGCGGCCCGGATCGGGGTGCCGTCGGCGCTGGCGCTGGGCGCCGCCGGTGGTGCGCTGGCCGCTCTGGCCTCCAGACGGCAATCGCGCTGA
- a CDS encoding 30S ribosomal protein bS22, whose translation MGSVIKKRRKRMSKKKHRKLLRRTRVQRRKLGK comes from the coding sequence ATGGGTTCAGTAATCAAGAAGCGGCGCAAGCGTATGTCGAAGAAGAAGCACCGCAAGCTGCTGCGTCGCACCCGGGTGCAGCGCAGAAAACTCGGCAAGTAA
- a CDS encoding glycohydrolase toxin TNT-related protein (This protein contains a domain related to Tuberculosis Necrotizing Toxin, which is the C-terminal effector domain of outer membrane channel protein CpnT, and which has a lethal NAD+-glycohydrolase activity.): MAPLACDPTALDHAGATVVAAGESLGSVISTLTAALAGTSGMAGDDPVGAALGRRYDGAAAKLIQAMADTRNGLCSIGDGVRMSAHNYAVAEAMSDLAGRASALPAPQVTGPLTVGAPPSAVGHGSGAPAGWGWVAPSIGMIWPTGDSAKLRAAAAAWATAGANFMAAETAAGGGTMAAIGAQQIPEGAAINKALADASSATADVARQCQTIAAQLNSYAAKVDQVHAAILDLLSRICDPLTGIKEVWDLLTDEDEDEIKKIADDIRTVVDNFGREADTLGGQIEATVSAVAAATENMSHWAGKEWDHFLHGTPVGRALNQVGQAFKGVGEEGWGFLKGLYEVSPNRMLLDPVGYGKTMAGMVEGAGTLVGLGPDGVPGAFDAWKALGKDVTHWDEWGSNPAEALGKSTFDVATLALPGGPLSKLGKFGHSAADALKGLKKPPGVPKPPEVKPPAAPKAPDSGQPAPSGKPGPVAPSGKPAPGPADGPLPHSPTESKPPAGGTPPAAEPPKPTAAPHSGEPKPIATPPESVGKPVTPPPAGDGEPPAVPAAAAGLPVESTAAAATHLPTPPSLPMGGGAPPEAPSGLGEVPHAGEPSAPPTEPHGGGAHPPGDGTGPPHSPGDGGPHPPGDGNGPHDSHPGDGGPHSPGDGNGPHDSHPGDDSDMPGDHHPVDGSDNGPPRARDVFPDAKEFGELSETEYRELFEDENGELIYPDVNDPAKPYAIPGTARNLTPSEIAALDGKWLDRIGHPSGDWLAFEGTPYEGRSLPHTSLDKPLHSYKVDASVGLPPGWNIEFSIAAPWFGHPGGEPQLLLLAPEGEEASVQELVDRRFLNEYYH, from the coding sequence ATGGCGCCGCTGGCGTGTGATCCCACCGCCCTAGACCACGCCGGCGCCACCGTGGTGGCCGCCGGTGAGTCGTTGGGTTCGGTGATCTCGACCTTGACGGCGGCGCTGGCCGGCACCTCCGGGATGGCCGGTGACGATCCGGTGGGCGCCGCGCTGGGCCGCCGCTACGACGGCGCGGCGGCCAAGTTGATCCAGGCGATGGCCGACACGCGGAATGGGTTGTGCAGCATCGGCGATGGGGTGCGGATGTCGGCGCACAACTACGCGGTGGCCGAGGCGATGTCGGACCTGGCGGGCCGGGCCTCCGCCCTGCCGGCACCCCAGGTGACCGGGCCGTTGACGGTCGGGGCGCCGCCGTCGGCGGTGGGTCACGGCAGCGGCGCCCCGGCCGGCTGGGGCTGGGTGGCCCCGTCTATCGGGATGATCTGGCCCACCGGCGATTCGGCGAAATTGCGGGCCGCCGCGGCGGCCTGGGCCACCGCCGGTGCCAACTTCATGGCCGCCGAGACCGCGGCCGGCGGCGGAACGATGGCAGCCATTGGCGCACAACAGATTCCGGAGGGCGCCGCGATCAACAAGGCGCTGGCCGACGCCTCCAGCGCCACGGCCGACGTGGCGCGGCAATGCCAGACGATCGCCGCGCAGCTCAACAGCTATGCGGCCAAGGTCGACCAGGTGCACGCGGCGATCCTGGATCTGTTGTCGCGCATCTGCGATCCGCTGACCGGGATCAAAGAGGTCTGGGATCTGCTGACCGACGAAGACGAAGACGAGATCAAGAAGATCGCCGACGACATTCGCACGGTGGTCGACAACTTCGGCCGGGAGGCCGACACGCTGGGCGGCCAGATCGAGGCCACGGTGTCCGCGGTTGCCGCGGCCACAGAGAACATGAGCCATTGGGCCGGTAAGGAGTGGGACCACTTCTTGCACGGGACGCCGGTCGGCAGGGCGCTCAACCAGGTGGGCCAGGCCTTCAAAGGCGTCGGTGAGGAAGGCTGGGGATTTCTCAAAGGGCTGTACGAGGTCAGTCCCAACCGGATGCTGCTGGATCCCGTGGGTTACGGCAAAACCATGGCCGGCATGGTTGAAGGGGCCGGGACGCTCGTCGGCCTGGGGCCCGACGGCGTGCCGGGAGCGTTCGACGCGTGGAAGGCGCTGGGCAAGGACGTCACGCACTGGGACGAGTGGGGCTCGAATCCGGCCGAGGCCCTCGGGAAGTCCACTTTCGACGTGGCGACGTTGGCCTTGCCCGGCGGGCCGCTGTCCAAGCTGGGCAAATTCGGGCACAGCGCCGCCGATGCGCTGAAAGGGCTGAAGAAACCGCCCGGGGTTCCCAAGCCTCCGGAGGTCAAGCCCCCGGCCGCGCCCAAAGCGCCGGACTCGGGCCAGCCGGCGCCTTCGGGGAAGCCGGGGCCGGTCGCGCCCTCGGGGAAGCCGGCGCCCGGGCCGGCCGACGGTCCGCTGCCGCACAGCCCGACCGAGTCCAAGCCGCCGGCTGGCGGGACACCTCCGGCCGCTGAGCCGCCCAAGCCGACCGCCGCACCGCACAGCGGCGAACCGAAACCCATTGCGACGCCACCGGAATCGGTCGGCAAGCCAGTGACGCCCCCGCCGGCCGGAGACGGCGAACCTCCGGCAGTCCCTGCCGCCGCTGCTGGCCTGCCCGTTGAATCGACAGCCGCCGCTGCGACTCACCTTCCCACTCCGCCGTCGCTCCCGATGGGTGGCGGTGCGCCACCCGAAGCACCCTCCGGCCTGGGAGAGGTACCCCACGCCGGGGAACCGAGTGCTCCTCCAACCGAGCCCCACGGCGGTGGCGCACACCCGCCGGGAGACGGCACCGGGCCGCCCCACTCGCCCGGCGACGGTGGTCCACATCCGCCGGGAGACGGCAATGGGCCGCACGACTCCCATCCGGGCGATGGCGGTCCACATTCCCCAGGAGACGGCAACGGGCCGCATGACTCCCATCCCGGCGATGACAGCGATATGCCTGGCGATCATCATCCTGTGGACGGCAGCGACAATGGCCCGCCTAGAGCGAGGGATGTTTTCCCTGACGCGAAGGAATTTGGTGAACTTTCCGAAACCGAATACCGCGAACTATTTGAAGACGAAAACGGCGAACTGATATATCCGGATGTTAATGATCCTGCGAAGCCCTATGCTATTCCAGGCACGGCTCGAAACCTTACGCCTTCCGAGATCGCAGCCTTAGATGGTAAGTGGCTGGACCGTATCGGACATCCATCGGGGGACTGGCTAGCCTTCGAAGGCACCCCATATGAGGGGCGTTCGCTGCCCCACACCAGCCTCGATAAGCCGTTGCACTCTTACAAAGTGGACGCATCGGTTGGCCTCCCGCCAGGCTGGAACATCGAATTCTCCATCGCTGCGCCATGGTTCGGCCACCCAGGCGGTGAGCCCCAACTCCTGCTCTTGGCACCGGAAGGCGAGGAGGCTAGCGTCCAAGAACTTGTCGACAGGAGATTCTTGAATGAATACTATCATTAG
- a CDS encoding cyclopropane mycolic acid synthase family methyltransferase, with protein sequence MTSQGETQLKPPVEAVRSHYDKSNEFFKLWLDPSMTYSCGYWEEGAKTLEEAQYAKRKLALDKLNLEPGMTLLDIGCGWGSTMRHAVEEYDVDVIGLTLSENQYAHCVAEFDKMDSPRRKEVRIQGWEEFPDEPIDRIVSLGAFEHFADGAGDAGYERYATFFKKYYDLLPDDGRMLLHSIVVPTREEGNAMGLKVNMTLLRFISFILKEIYPGGKLPQVNLVDKYATDAGFKIERHHFIGKNYVPTLTAWGDALEAHKEEAIALKGQETYDIYLKYLRGCAELFRDGYTNVCQFTMVK encoded by the coding sequence ATGACGTCACAGGGGGAAACACAGCTCAAACCGCCCGTCGAGGCGGTCCGATCCCACTACGACAAGTCGAACGAGTTCTTCAAGCTCTGGCTTGACCCGTCGATGACCTACAGCTGCGGCTACTGGGAAGAGGGCGCCAAGACGCTGGAAGAGGCCCAGTACGCCAAGCGCAAGCTCGCGCTGGACAAGCTGAACCTCGAGCCGGGAATGACGCTGCTCGACATCGGCTGCGGCTGGGGTTCCACCATGCGCCACGCCGTGGAAGAGTACGACGTCGACGTCATCGGCCTGACGCTCAGCGAGAACCAGTACGCCCATTGCGTGGCCGAATTCGACAAGATGGACAGCCCCCGCCGCAAAGAGGTGCGGATCCAGGGGTGGGAGGAATTCCCCGACGAGCCGATCGACCGCATCGTGTCGCTGGGCGCGTTCGAGCACTTCGCCGACGGCGCCGGTGACGCCGGGTACGAGCGCTACGCCACCTTCTTCAAGAAGTACTACGACCTGCTGCCCGACGACGGCCGCATGCTGCTGCACTCGATCGTGGTGCCGACCCGCGAAGAGGGCAACGCGATGGGCTTGAAGGTGAACATGACCCTGCTGCGGTTCATCAGCTTCATCCTCAAGGAGATCTACCCGGGCGGGAAGCTGCCGCAGGTCAACCTGGTGGACAAGTACGCGACCGACGCGGGTTTCAAGATCGAGCGGCACCACTTCATCGGAAAGAACTATGTCCCGACGCTGACCGCCTGGGGCGACGCGCTCGAGGCGCACAAGGAAGAGGCGATCGCCCTCAAGGGTCAGGAGACCTACGACATCTACCTCAAGTACTTGCGGGGCTGCGCCGAGCTGTTCCGCGACGGCTACACCAACGTCTGCCAGTTCACCATGGTCAAGTAG